One Brassica oleracea var. oleracea cultivar TO1000 chromosome C7, BOL, whole genome shotgun sequence genomic window carries:
- the LOC106305292 gene encoding uncharacterized protein LOC106305292, giving the protein MAYFFFLLDDVKTWRCSTTEVHLLRFWEAEPFKQAPALAEECKERRRADMLLLDVEACSIYAESGVSGFDVTPINPNYKLSNSPPSIRFSDLTDFDEITEPVSSIPQELFQFSDYEQLQHIFLVTLSNSSTPALQSNSVLYFKCSFLTPNIIGELTAIRSTVNDSS; this is encoded by the exons ATGGCTTACTTCTTTTTCCTCCTTGATGACGTGAAAACCTGGCGATGTAGCACCACCGAAGTTCATCTGCTTAGATTTTGGGAGGCAGAGCCGTTTAAGCAAGCACCAGCACTGGCTGAGGAATGTAAAGAGAGGCGGCGAGCTGACATGCTCCTCCTGGACGTAGAG GCCTGTTCGATTTATGCCGAAAGCGGGGTGAGCGGGTTTGACGTGACACCGATCAACCCCAACTACAAACTGTCCAACTCTCCTCCATCAATACGTTTCAGTGACTTGACCGACTTTGACGAAATAACAGAACCGGTGAGCTCGATTCCTCAAGAGCTCTTCCAGTTCTCCGATTACGAACAGCTCCAACACATCTTCCTGGTCACTCTCTCAAACTCTTCTACTCCCGCTTTACAATCTAACTCTGTTTTATATTTCAAATGCTCATTTCTTACACCAAATATTATTGGTGAATTAACGGCCATTAGGAGTACTGTGAATGACTCCTCATAA